The Juglans regia cultivar Chandler chromosome 10, Walnut 2.0, whole genome shotgun sequence genome includes the window CCAAACAACTCCGAGGCAGCAGCTGGCACAATTGCCCAGTGAGCCCCATAGCCAAGTCCAATCAACAACGTGCCGATGTGCATTGCCCCAGGCCACCCCATAGCAAAGAAAAAATGGCCTACTGCCATAATGAGTTGGGCTACAGCCATCGCAATTGGTCTTGGATAAGCATGCTCCCTGTTCATTAAAATCATAAGAATGGATGAGAAGAACAAGTCAAAataagaacattttttttaagaacaaaATTAAGGCTTCGCAAAAATTCAGGAGGAACTGAAATCAACTTGTACCTCACAATGACCTCAGAGAAGTAACCACCACCAATGCGTCCTAGAAAGTTCCAAATGCTGATCATGGACACGAACATATGTGTGTTATCATACCCCAATGACTGGCTCATCTGGCCCAGATTATCGATCACTGTCAACCCAGATCCAGAACCCAAtagaagtgaaaaaaatataagccAAAAATCTGCTTTAATTAAAGCTTGTGTCAAGGTGAAGTCCTCCCCTCTATGTGGACCTCTCCTCCTCTTCACCCTCACTGCTCCTTCTGCAGCTGCCTGGAATAGTTTCACTTGCAATTGGGCAATTCGCTTTTTCCTCTCTGATGCTGGAAGCAAGTCCACTTCCTTTGGCTTCTCATCTTCCAGTTCACTGAATATAAGCTCACTGGAATCCTGTCGAAGTGTGTCAGGTTCTTGTTTCTGTGGCTCAGGAAGAAGTGTCTCTTCTTCTAAAGCTGTTGGCTCTAGGCAAAAACTCAATGACACAGGAATTGCAATTGGAATCAGAAGaaggataaataaaattatggtaAAAATTGTTATCACTGTACGGTTCAAATCGACCAGATCTTCAACAAGCATGACCCCCATCAAATACGCAGCCAATAGGAGGCAGACACTATAGATAAACGAGAAACTTCTTCCATCAGTTGGCTGGACTTGCCTGTGACCCCCAACAGGTCTGACAATGAACATTAGGGCAATAACTACCATTGCTGGACCGACTGCAACCATGAATATCAGAGATGCATGATCAGGAGAATGAATCATTGCATAAATCTGAGTCAAAATTGCGCCACCCAATCCAGCAAAGCCCTTAAGAATCCCAACCACGGGACCGCGACTTTTTGGGAAGTTTTGCACGCAGGAAACCAGAGCAACTGTATTGAAGTAGGTCTCGCCATTTGTTCCCACAAATATAAGAATGCACATCTGCATACTGATATCCGTTAATGATTTAACTTGTCAAGATGGTATATAAGTTTGAAAAGTTTGTGAAAAATCTGACTGATAGAGAATTGGTATTAATATTGAATCTTTGGGATAattacaaaaaggaaaaaaaaaatcttgcacAGAACAAACGTGAGCCACAGGCCCACGTGCCAATCCAACTCTCTCAAGAAAATGCGCTATGATGACCAGGAACTAACAATTAGACAAAAAACCGCACTCAATTAAAATGAagggagagaagaagagaaagacaAGAAAAGAGATGAAAGAAACAACATTCAATTAAACTTGCCAAGGCTCATTTAGCAGTAAAAGCTTATGAGTTTCTATTGATCGTGCTCTTGTAGCCTACAGCTCATCATTTAGAGCTCAGGATTAGATCACATAAGTCAACTTGTTGACAGGCCCACCGGACTTACTGTGGGCAAGGTTAGGCAAAATGATAAATCACCTAACTAAAATCAGTATCCTTTCAAGCAAGTAAAACAttgaataaaatgaagtttggtGGAGATAACACAAAACTCAGAGTTCTTTAATCAGCTGCTGTAGGCTTGGCTTTACCAAGATTttatatctaattttaagtcAGAAAGAGACAAAGAAACCATTTTCTATCACCACATAAGGCGATCGGTATATAATAGCGATATTAATCCAGTGGGATGGCAAATCAGAATTTCTGGCACACAAAACGACATATATTTCAAACACCACCTCCAACCACTAAAATTTTCAGTTGATAAACCAAACTTTCTTCTCAATCACACAAAACTAAGCACTACAAAATAAGCttcatcaaaatatatcatcgGAAACTGGAATGATCAATTAAATCTGTGATGAATAGAAGTAGGACACGGGAAAAAAAACCATCCTTTGGTTGAAACTCGCGGTGCCAAAATGGGAAAAAAGCTATACTGGATGGAAAATAAACAAAGCATTCAACTGAAAAGATAAACAAGATACTCACAGCCCATAAAGGCAAAGTGGGAGCTCTTCCAGTGACGACGAGCCAAACCCAGCCATACCCAACAAAGTTCTGGAGAGCACCGAGGAGAAGAGCAGCCCACGGGGGCAAGACCTCACAAAGGCTCCCAGCCAAGAAGCCAACGCTGTCACCCAAATCCTTGGCCACGCCGAGTCTAGCGACCTGCCTCTGGTTATAGCCAAGCGAACTCTTTATTACCGGCGATATGCTCCCGAAAAGGTAACCGATTCCCGCAAACGTTTGCAACCACATTGCCGCCACAAAAACCAGCCATCTGTTGCTAAAAAACGACCCCAACCTCTCTCTCCATCGCCAACCATCCATTTTAATTCACTCACTCGGTGCCTTCTTCCAAAACAACCAAAGCCGCTATCTTTGGCTTATTTTATTCCCTGGAAAAGTTAATGATAATTCTTTATAATACAACCAAAccaccagagagagagagagagagagagagagaggggttgacGATGACGATGACGTGCTGAATTGGGACAGCGAACTGTGTGGTTTGGCACCAAGTTCCTTGGCAGTAATAAAGCAAATGTCACCAACGAAATCATTTACGGAGATGACACTTCGGACATCGtggaaaatgaaaaggaaatcaaAGCAGCAGAGGGTGAGAATTGTAGTTTGTGATTGGGAAACCTACGTATCATTCAGGTTTTGACTTTTGGTAATTCCGCGTTAACCGCCAACCAGTTACCAGACAATCTTTCAACATCAATGTACgtatttttcagaaaatatgaaaaaggcACGAAATCCCAACAATTTATTAAGAATAAATCTTGTAACATCCTCACATTTCAcacgtatttttttataattttttcttttataaaatatttattatataaataataaataataaatttaaaataatttaaaaacaataaactcaacaatttttttaaaaaatattaaaaaattttaaaatttcaaaaaatatgaattatggAGTGTAATAAAAATTGTgtaacaaaactcatttaaaaataaagaaaaacgtggaaaaaattataaacagtGGCAGACCTACGTTGTATTAAGGGGGCCTCCACGGTGTCCACACAACGCCCTCTCCAGAACTTCTTGAAagcataaaatatcaataatacataattctataaatgaaaataatctaacaaaaaatttataacctcaatatatttctaattttttttaaaaaattttaatatacctaaaaatatcgctctttaatttttcttatagtctaattttttttaatttttatatattatttatttttaagaatgtggcttttccaaaattaaaattaaaattaagcttagaagaaataataaacttattagaGAATACCTTCAAGTTGGTGGGCTGTTTAATCCCAAATAACAGTCCACCAATAATAACCATCCACGTAAATACTCTAATTTACATATCTACAACCATCCTACAGAAGATCAAAAACCCCACAAAAAGCTTCCAAGTCCTCGTCATGTATTCCAAGTCCTCATCGTGTTCCAAATTGACTAGACCCTTTATCCTATCCCCTTTCGTCTTCCACCCTGACCAAACCAAGCGAATTCCTTGCCGCGATGGACTGATTTCTTGCCGAGCCACGATGGGCTGAAAACCAAGGGTCTTGAAGTCTTGAACAACGGATTGATCTCAAAAATACCTTGCCAAGCCGCGACAGGCTGTTTCTTGCATAGCCACGATGGATGGAGATCGACCCACTGAGCCGCGATGGACTGATTTCGCGACCCCCAATCACCCATCCCAAACCCAGGGTTTTGAACGATGGACTAATTTCGCGAGCCCTCCTCATTGTTCGCCCTCACAATGCATGattttttgttatgattttcTCATTAGAATTCTATgatttttagggttttttttttttgccattaaCTTCATCCTGATTTTCTCATCGTCGTTTGCCCTCAACATAAAGACCTCATAACCCTTCTCTTCGTTCAGCCATCGCTCTTCGACGCCGCAAAGCTATAAAAACCCACCCATCATCATTACATCGGAGCTCATCTGGGATCTTGTGCTCAAACCATGGATGCGGGTCTCCTCGAACCACAACTAGGATGTTAAAGGGACCCCACGTACTAAGCAATATTTGActgtggagaagaaaaaagtattagTTTCGATTGGTGATTCAAATTCGTAATTTATGTAAAGTAGCCTACCTGAGAAACTAAGATATTATGTATTTTCAATTTGAAGAGTTTTGTTTCAAGTTTATTGCAATCGGTGATTTCTGTAAAATAGAATACACGGACTGGTTGGGTAGGACGAAGAATTGGTTGTGTCGAACTGTTGGCAATGGTCTGGTAGTGGTGGCAACGATTGGTggaagcaacaagcccaactcgTTTGGTAGAAGAGGGAAGGGGAAGCAATTCATTCGCAGGGCTTTTAATTCTAGCTTGCAATCTCATGCGGTGCTCCTCATGACTTTAACTTATGCAATGCTGAGATAGAATTTTATTGTTGAAGTTTGTTAGAGGGCTAAAAACAGTCCAACCGttccaaagcatttctcaacttattaatatgaatctaaacaatttttgttatataatattgagtttcttaatatggaatccaaagtgaaaatataaaaaaaaatcatttaatgtcgatgatttatatgaaaatagttTGTAGTAATTATGTCTTTATGATTTTTCagtctctttttaatttatattagagAAATAATGTTTGCAGTCTAAAGATGTATAAGCTTCGCccattctatttgaaaaaagtaggtaaatctaagacctatatgaaaaaaaatattttttaacgatgaatctcacttttttttaaagagagtgccTAGAGTTTGTACATCCTAagactgtatctagtattattctttaCACAATAAAAAAGTTGACCGACCCTCGACACAATTTCTGGTTCCGccattgattataaattattaaaattcttataaaattttttggaaaagttatatttaaGGTTTACTTCATAGCAGTGCTAACGCAGAGGTGCCAGTATAACTTTGAGCAATGGCAAAGAAATAACCATGACAGTGTTAGCATATTAGCATCCTATATATTTCTCCAAAAATTAAGCAAATTCTGTACAAAATGAACCTATTTCCTAGCACAATTCTGTGACACCTAGTTTGGTTACTTTCTGTATGCTTTTATGTGTGAAAATTACGGtccttcaaattaattaaatgctACTCATTCAACAAGTTATATCATGtcaattaaagatattttggtACGTTTAATAGACTTTATTGTTTGTTAAAAAGCCACAGATTGTGGAAGCTAAACTAGCCAGGACTAGGGGTGCAAATAGTCCAGTCTGATTTGGCGATGAACCAAATATTTTCGGTCTATTATTTTTtcggactggactggaccgaacacTCAAAGGGTcttgcctaattttttttaaataattaataaaaaaatttatttaaaatactaaattaaattaagtgacttattaatgtagattatgtaacaaatttaataaaaaaaatattttatatagttaatgataataaattagatgaaaattatattattaatttatataattactatataattaactaattgatattatatattagttaattcatagaatattaacaagtgttaataatatatttaaaattttatattgttaatagtgataggttagatgaagatatatataaaatattataaatttatagaatattaacaagtattaataacatatttaaaattttatattgttaattgtacaattattatataaaaaatattttttatttttatttttatttttcattcggtccggtccggttcggttcggaAAAATCCTAAACCGTGGACTGGATCCAAACTTTTCGATTCTCTAAAATGTGGATCAAGACCGATCGGTCTCAATCTCAATCCAGTTCGATCCGttccgtttatcacccctagccAGGACAAGTCAGAGAAACATATCGGGGAAGTTGTTCCTCATGTTTGCCCCATCTGCTCGATGCCGGTGGTATGTGATTTTTAGCGATCTTGGACTCTGTTTGTTCTTTGAAATTgatgtcattattattatatgggGATTGGAATTGGAATTGGGGTCTGTGCATTGAGTTCTTTTGCATTACGACAAATGCACAATTTGCAAAGGTTTTTGGTGTGTATGCTTCTGCGACAAACGGGCGAGAGAAATTGCACGAAACCCGCATCCCACGTGACAACATGTAAACGACAccatttaggttgcgtttggatgttgaagtgagttgagttgagttgagttgagataataaaatattgttagaatattatttattattgttattattattttgagatttgaaaaagttgaattgtttattatattttgtattaggatttgaaaaaattgtaatgatgagttgagataagttgagaggatttttggttccaaacgaagccgcTTTCCTCCGTCTTcccctttcatttcatttcagatttttttttcatattttctcatTCTTCCAACTTCCCACTCGAAATCTCTCTTTTCATTGAATCATTTTCTTGCAAGAATTAAATTTGACCAGAgacatgagaaaaataaaaaactccaaGAATTATCTTATCGTCTTCACACCTCCCTCTCTCATAAGAGATTAGCTAACTTCTTAGACACTACACTGTTGTTCCCAATTTGATATTCTATCAACACCAATTTTTTTACACACTAATTGGAAAAGGTAAGTGTTGTGTTATTTCAATCTCAgccaaactctttttttttttttttttcattcaatccCTCCGATTATCGTCGATTAAAACTGACACATagagaattaaattttttataaattttttttaggtacatttagtattttctttatctaaaataataatattaaatacagtctTAAAAATGTGTTAAGTCATGTTTTCTATCTCGACATATTAGTTGTATGCATATCTAGTTTTTTCTGTCCTCCAAAATCAGTTTACTGTTTTTAAATTGCTTGAAATGGGATCATATGATATATGTGTACTTGGGTCAAGCAAtaaaactttcttttatttatcagggaaaaaaaatgtttggaatgGAAATCTTCACCTGCATAAAGTTTAGTGATATTTTCGAATGGGGAAACATGGTAAACATTAGCGTCGATATGTCCGAGTGGTTAAGGAGACAGACTTGAAATCTGTTGGGCTACGCCCGCGCAGGTTCGAACCCTGCTGTCGACGTTGAATCCTTTTCATGTCGCTGATGCTAAAATACAGTAAAAGCCCAAACGTCTTAACAAAATCTTGTCtgaaaatactattattatcGTTCTATTTTacagttgtatttttttatttagttattaagtaagtattttttaataatattatatttattttatttttaaaaaaatatttaaaaatattaaaaaatacatataaaaaataaataaaaaaggtctTATAACTAATGGGAGCTACCAGCTGTAGTgccactcaatttttttttcaccagaCAACtcaaagtgttaaaaaatacatatacataaaaaaaaaattaaataaaaaaaaagtcctatTAGAGCACCAGTTATGGGCTCAACAAAGTTAAATTATAGCCAAAGAATAGCTAAAGTGTAAGATAATGTGCTACAATTGGCTCAACAAATCAACAGTGATTTTAACTTCAAGTTAAATCACTAGCCAAATTTGTTGAGCCAAACGAGCTagtcaaataatttttttagactaaaatattcacttgagttgaagtgaataatattattgaggaaatgttatgttttatagtGAAATAATATAACCGTTGAAGAAATATAGCCATTGGAGAAATATATCCGTTGGAgaaatataagttaaaaaaaatatatctgttgaagaaatataaccattggaataatatgaacgttagaaaattagTAGGTAGTTTTTTAAcaacgaataaatatttaaattacaattataactaaaataaatgaaaagtttaaaattaatattttattaaaactgtgaaatattta containing:
- the LOC108987087 gene encoding protein NUCLEAR FUSION DEFECTIVE 4-like isoform X2, encoding MAGFGSSSLEELPLCLYGLMQMCILIFVGTNGETYFNTVALVSCVQNFPKSRGPVVGILKGFAGLGGAILTQIYAMIHSPDHASLIFMVAVGPAMVVIALMFIVRPVGGHRQVQPTDGRSFSFIYSVCLLLAAYLMGVMLVEDLVDLNRTVITIFTIILFILLLIPIAIPVSLSFCLEPTALEEETLLPEPQKQEPDTLRQDSSELIFSELEDEKPKEVDLLPASERKKRIAQLQVKLFQAAAEGAVRVKRRRGPHRGEDFTLTQALIKADFWLIFFSLLLGSGSGLTVIDNLGQMSQSLGYDNTHMFVSMISIWNFLGRIGGGYFSEVIVREHAYPRPIAMAVAQLIMAVGHFFFAMGWPGAMHIGTLLIGLGYGAHWAIVPAAASELFGLKKFGTLYNFLTLANPAGSLVFSGVIASSIYDNEAEKQAHQRHHQQQDWGSVFSVMFGVDEPLKCEGAICFFLTSIIMSGLCIIAFILSLILVYRTKIVYAHLYGKTSSARLI
- the LOC108987087 gene encoding protein NUCLEAR FUSION DEFECTIVE 4-like isoform X1, whose protein sequence is MDGWRWRERLGSFFSNRWLVFVAAMWLQTFAGIGYLFGSISPVIKSSLGYNQRQVARLGVAKDLGDSVGFLAGSLCEVLPPWAALLLGALQNFVGYGWVWLVVTGRAPTLPLWAMCILIFVGTNGETYFNTVALVSCVQNFPKSRGPVVGILKGFAGLGGAILTQIYAMIHSPDHASLIFMVAVGPAMVVIALMFIVRPVGGHRQVQPTDGRSFSFIYSVCLLLAAYLMGVMLVEDLVDLNRTVITIFTIILFILLLIPIAIPVSLSFCLEPTALEEETLLPEPQKQEPDTLRQDSSELIFSELEDEKPKEVDLLPASERKKRIAQLQVKLFQAAAEGAVRVKRRRGPHRGEDFTLTQALIKADFWLIFFSLLLGSGSGLTVIDNLGQMSQSLGYDNTHMFVSMISIWNFLGRIGGGYFSEVIVREHAYPRPIAMAVAQLIMAVGHFFFAMGWPGAMHIGTLLIGLGYGAHWAIVPAAASELFGLKKFGTLYNFLTLANPAGSLVFSGVIASSIYDNEAEKQAHQRHHQQQDWGSVFSVMFGVDEPLKCEGAICFFLTSIIMSGLCIIAFILSLILVYRTKIVYAHLYGKTSSARLI